A genome region from Methanobacterium subterraneum includes the following:
- a CDS encoding AAA family ATPase, producing MPDPSYKFIEEYRLKNGKIDTRKIDSIKNLSKVNIFVGSNNQGKSRFLRFLFINELNFKPNNTAIDNINNALKTLRDKSIDDNFQLVAGIYLQKNFDKIDFLTTNQELAVNNAIKDLGELIDDCEKSIADHEKDGVNDQNSYDTLNYAKYILKFIKEKVDGLNLYYPFKNVYIPIIRGLRPVSYCGENEVEAKPFDGYEIRTRYDYFIDLEKRERNLDDNFTISTGLNAYKDIYDYMLNESDEKQEIIEEFQEYLSINFFDNEQVKITPVANKSYNKKDVIKVKIGDEEGKLIYDLGDGIQSIIILTLPLFIHKGKIKDNEQVLVFIEEPEHLLHPGLQRKIFDLFFDDRFENFQFFFTTHSNHFLDITIDYDDISIYAFKKELVDKTATFNIENLSKGDANALELLGVRNSSVFLSNCTIWVEGITDVGYLRHYLDIYIKENPDDHVVHDIKEDYNYSFVEYGGNNITHWSFLDKEERPLNVERLCGKLFLIVDKDEGKNERHEELKIFLGDRLHVLGSREIENLVSEEILLEIVGEHEKGLENIKTDISYEDYKNKPLGKFIDEEMIMDEEKKVIKSYGTSSGTIRYKNTFLKKAKKHTVKWDDLTEDAQNLVREMYEFILKSNGYS from the coding sequence ATGCCTGATCCTTCATACAAATTTATAGAAGAATATAGGTTAAAAAATGGAAAAATAGATACCAGAAAGATTGATTCCATTAAAAATCTATCTAAAGTGAATATTTTTGTTGGATCAAATAATCAAGGGAAAAGTCGGTTTTTAAGATTCTTATTTATAAATGAACTTAATTTTAAGCCAAATAACACTGCCATTGATAATATTAATAATGCATTAAAGACCTTGAGAGATAAATCAATTGATGACAATTTTCAACTAGTAGCAGGAATATATCTTCAAAAAAACTTTGATAAAATCGATTTCTTAACCACAAACCAAGAATTGGCAGTCAATAATGCTATTAAAGACTTGGGGGAATTAATTGATGATTGTGAGAAAAGCATTGCTGATCATGAAAAAGATGGGGTTAATGATCAAAACAGCTATGACACCTTAAACTACGCCAAATACATTTTGAAATTTATTAAAGAAAAAGTTGATGGTCTTAATCTATATTATCCATTTAAAAACGTTTATATCCCAATTATAAGGGGCCTCCGGCCTGTGAGTTATTGTGGTGAAAATGAAGTTGAAGCCAAGCCATTTGATGGATATGAAATACGGACTAGATATGATTATTTTATTGATTTAGAAAAACGTGAAAGAAATTTAGATGATAATTTTACAATTTCTACAGGCCTTAATGCTTACAAAGACATTTATGACTATATGTTGAATGAATCTGATGAAAAACAAGAAATAATAGAAGAATTTCAAGAATATTTGTCCATTAACTTTTTTGATAATGAACAGGTTAAGATCACTCCTGTAGCTAATAAGTCATACAATAAAAAAGATGTTATTAAAGTTAAAATAGGGGATGAAGAAGGTAAATTAATATACGATTTAGGTGATGGAATTCAATCGATAATCATCTTAACCCTGCCCCTATTTATTCATAAAGGAAAAATAAAAGACAATGAACAGGTTTTAGTTTTTATTGAAGAACCTGAACATTTACTACATCCCGGATTGCAAAGAAAAATTTTTGATTTATTTTTTGATGATAGGTTCGAGAATTTCCAATTCTTCTTTACTACTCATTCTAATCACTTTTTGGACATAACAATTGATTATGATGATATTTCAATTTACGCTTTTAAAAAGGAATTAGTAGATAAAACAGCCACTTTTAATATAGAAAACTTATCTAAAGGAGATGCTAACGCATTAGAATTACTCGGAGTTAGAAATTCTTCCGTGTTTCTGTCAAATTGTACCATTTGGGTTGAAGGAATAACTGATGTGGGCTACTTAAGACATTATTTGGACATTTATATTAAAGAAAATCCTGACGATCATGTCGTTCATGACATTAAAGAAGATTATAACTACTCATTTGTAGAGTATGGGGGGAATAATATAACTCACTGGTCTTTTTTGGATAAAGAGGAAAGGCCATTAAATGTTGAAAGGTTATGTGGAAAACTTTTTTTGATTGTTGATAAAGATGAAGGAAAAAATGAGAGACATGAAGAGTTAAAAATTTTTTTAGGTGACCGATTGCATGTTTTGGGTTCCAGAGAAATTGAAAATTTGGTTTCAGAGGAAATTCTTCTTGAAATCGTTGGCGAACATGAGAAAGGGTTAGAAAATATAAAAACTGATATTTCTTATGAAGATTATAAAAACAAACCACTGGGGAAATTCATTGATGAAGAAATGATTATGGATGAAGAAAAGAAAGTTATAAAATCATATGGAACGAGTT